In a single window of the Pyrococcus sp. NA2 genome:
- a CDS encoding OadG family protein: MNSILEGFYITILGVTVVFVVLSILAVVMYGVGEFERRSSKKPEVKEKIEEKVEEISELNNKKIAIITAAIMAYLSQKAPKEVPIRRKPSQNWWFSSLTREIEDIENFNYRWLR; encoded by the coding sequence ATGAATTCAATCCTTGAAGGCTTTTATATTACAATTTTGGGTGTAACAGTGGTTTTCGTAGTTCTATCAATACTCGCAGTAGTCATGTATGGGGTAGGGGAATTTGAAAGGAGAAGTTCTAAGAAACCAGAAGTAAAGGAAAAGATAGAGGAAAAAGTCGAAGAAATAAGCGAGTTAAATAACAAGAAAATTGCCATAATAACCGCTGCAATAATGGCTTATCTAAGTCAGAAAGCTCCAAAAGAAGTTCCAATTAGAAGGAAACCATCCCAAAATTGGTGGTTTTCTAGTTTAACTAGGGAGATTGAGGATATTGAAAACT